One Kitasatospora sp. NBC_01266 genomic window carries:
- a CDS encoding sulfate adenylyltransferase subunit 1 has protein sequence MTTTTHAATATSLLRFATAGSVDDGKSTLVGRLLHDSKSVLADQLEAVEHASRKRGQHTPDLALLTDGLRAEREQGITIDVAYRYFATTRRRFILADTPGHVQYTRNMVTGASTAELAVVLVDARNGVVEQTRRHAAVAALLRVPHLVLAVNKMDLVDYAEPVFAAIAAEFTAYAASLGVGDIVAVPISALAGDNVVEPSAHMDWYGGPTLLEHLETVPVHTDPSQQPARFPVQYVIRPQSTTHPDYRGYAGQLASGVLRTGDAVTVLPAGHTTTVAGIDVLGTQSDTAWAPQSITVRLAEDIDISRGDLITAGPTPVPTKDVEATVCHLHERPLRGGDKVLLKHTTRTVRALVKEITYRIDIDTLEQRPEATELNVNEIGHLLLRTAEPLALDPYVDNRRTGSFLLIDPADGTTLTAGMTGESFTGTPAAAAAAADEAEDWV, from the coding sequence ATGACCACCACCACCCACGCCGCCACCGCCACCTCCCTGCTGCGCTTCGCCACCGCCGGCTCCGTGGACGACGGCAAATCCACCCTCGTCGGCCGCCTCCTGCACGACTCCAAATCGGTGCTGGCCGACCAACTGGAAGCCGTCGAACACGCCTCCCGCAAACGCGGCCAGCACACCCCCGACCTGGCACTGCTCACCGACGGCCTGCGCGCCGAACGCGAGCAGGGCATCACCATCGACGTCGCCTACCGCTACTTCGCCACCACCCGGCGCCGCTTCATCCTCGCCGACACCCCCGGCCACGTGCAGTACACCCGCAACATGGTCACCGGCGCCTCCACCGCCGAACTCGCCGTCGTCCTCGTCGACGCCCGCAACGGCGTCGTCGAGCAGACCCGCCGACACGCCGCCGTCGCCGCCCTGCTACGCGTCCCACACCTCGTCCTGGCCGTCAACAAGATGGACCTCGTCGACTACGCCGAGCCCGTCTTCGCCGCCATCGCCGCCGAGTTCACCGCCTACGCCGCCTCCCTCGGGGTGGGCGACATCGTCGCCGTGCCGATCTCCGCACTGGCCGGCGACAACGTCGTCGAACCCTCCGCCCACATGGACTGGTACGGCGGCCCCACCCTCCTCGAACACCTCGAGACCGTCCCGGTCCACACCGACCCCAGCCAGCAGCCCGCCCGCTTCCCCGTGCAGTACGTCATCCGCCCGCAGAGCACCACACACCCCGACTACCGCGGCTACGCGGGCCAGTTGGCGTCCGGCGTACTGCGCACCGGCGATGCGGTCACGGTGCTGCCCGCCGGACACACCACCACCGTCGCCGGCATCGACGTCCTCGGCACCCAGAGCGACACCGCCTGGGCACCCCAGTCGATCACCGTGCGCCTCGCCGAGGACATCGACATCTCCCGCGGCGACCTGATCACCGCCGGCCCCACTCCCGTCCCCACCAAGGACGTCGAGGCCACCGTCTGCCACCTCCACGAACGCCCGCTGCGGGGCGGCGACAAGGTGCTGCTCAAGCACACCACCCGCACCGTGCGCGCACTGGTCAAGGAGATCACCTACCGCATCGACATCGACACCCTCGAACAACGCCCCGAGGCAACCGAGTTGAACGTCAACGAGATCGGCCACCTGCTGCTCCGCACGGCCGAGCCGCTCGCTCTCGACCCCTACGTCGACAACCGCCGCACCGGCTCCTTCCTGCTGATCGACCCGGCCGACGGCACCACCCTGACCGCCGGCATGACCGGCGAGTCCTTCACCGGCACCCCGGCGGCAGCAGCAGCGGCAGCGGACGAAGCGGAGGACTGGGTCTGA
- a CDS encoding serine/threonine-protein kinase: protein MPADDLHSAASSQSTFQPLQPDDPAEVAGYRLYARLGAGGMGRVYLSYTPGGRPVALKVVRPEFAEDPEFRRRFTREVANAQRIHGLYTAQVIDAGSTAVGAPWLVTAYVPGPSLQQVVREHGALPVRTVLLLLGGIAEALQAIHSVNVVHRDLKPANVLVAADGPRVIDFGIARAADATALTGTGLRIGSPAFMAPEQAQGGAVTPATDVFALGALAAYVASGVYPFGEGPETAVLFRVVYEPPELDAVPEDLRDLVQRCLAKEPEDRPTPAEIIEIARSHPSVGGQLRFADDWLPAPVATELTRRSDLPRTPPVPTALATAPSLSAPGPTSAAVPPPLLSDMPTTRARYPEQTGPVPEAAPAPAAGQAKAKGVSWKTLLTIAVVVALGGTLGGVLLTRNDRNDRSTTAGNPAQAPAAAKSPAAPTTASTTASTTASTSAPSAPGSVGGGSAPATAGSYTPLVSKVELSIPASLFASEAYQIDLVGGKTAPAVTTPKWALALTHQSPTGSASADSFSAAGFDLSDFAVLTDPSSTPAQCNAAIDTQPEANVGFAQVNGGRLLCIRDRATNSIAIATIETADAQTGEVKLSLSTWQGNS, encoded by the coding sequence ATGCCTGCAGATGATCTACACAGCGCTGCATCGTCGCAATCCACCTTCCAGCCCCTCCAGCCGGATGACCCGGCCGAGGTGGCCGGCTACCGGCTGTACGCGCGGCTCGGAGCCGGCGGGATGGGCCGGGTCTACCTCTCCTACACCCCGGGTGGCCGGCCGGTGGCGCTGAAGGTGGTCCGTCCCGAGTTCGCCGAGGACCCGGAGTTCCGGCGTCGGTTCACCCGAGAGGTGGCCAACGCGCAGCGGATCCACGGTCTGTACACCGCCCAGGTGATCGACGCGGGCAGCACGGCCGTTGGCGCCCCGTGGCTGGTCACCGCGTACGTGCCGGGGCCCTCGCTCCAGCAGGTGGTGCGCGAGCACGGCGCGCTGCCGGTGCGCACCGTGCTGCTGCTGCTCGGCGGCATCGCCGAGGCGCTGCAGGCGATCCACAGCGTCAACGTCGTGCACCGCGACCTGAAGCCCGCCAACGTGCTGGTGGCCGCCGACGGCCCGCGGGTGATCGACTTCGGCATCGCCCGGGCCGCCGACGCCACCGCGCTGACCGGCACCGGGCTCCGGATCGGCTCGCCCGCCTTCATGGCGCCCGAGCAGGCCCAGGGCGGGGCGGTCACTCCCGCCACCGACGTCTTCGCGCTGGGCGCGCTGGCCGCCTACGTGGCGAGCGGCGTGTACCCGTTCGGCGAGGGCCCGGAGACCGCGGTGCTCTTCCGGGTGGTGTACGAGCCGCCGGAGCTGGACGCGGTGCCCGAGGACCTGCGCGACCTGGTGCAGCGCTGCCTGGCCAAGGAGCCCGAGGACCGGCCCACGCCGGCCGAGATCATCGAGATCGCCCGCAGCCACCCCTCGGTCGGCGGGCAGCTGCGGTTCGCCGACGACTGGCTGCCCGCGCCGGTGGCCACCGAGCTCACCCGGCGTTCCGACCTGCCCAGGACGCCGCCGGTCCCCACCGCCCTGGCAACGGCTCCCTCGCTCAGCGCCCCTGGGCCGACGTCAGCAGCCGTTCCCCCGCCTCTGCTCAGCGACATGCCCACCACACGGGCGCGGTATCCGGAGCAGACCGGGCCGGTCCCCGAGGCCGCGCCGGCGCCCGCGGCGGGGCAGGCCAAGGCGAAAGGCGTCTCCTGGAAGACCCTGCTGACCATCGCCGTGGTGGTGGCGCTCGGCGGCACGCTGGGCGGGGTGCTGCTCACCCGGAACGACCGGAACGACAGGTCGACCACCGCCGGCAACCCCGCCCAGGCCCCGGCCGCCGCGAAATCCCCGGCCGCGCCCACCACCGCGTCCACCACCGCGTCCACCACCGCGTCCACCAGCGCGCCCAGCGCACCCGGCTCGGTCGGCGGCGGCTCGGCGCCCGCCACCGCAGGGAGCTACACCCCGCTGGTGAGCAAGGTCGAACTGAGTATCCCGGCAAGCCTGTTCGCCAGCGAGGCGTACCAGATCGACCTGGTCGGCGGCAAGACGGCCCCTGCTGTCACCACCCCCAAGTGGGCGCTCGCCCTGACGCACCAGAGCCCTACCGGTAGCGCCTCGGCCGACTCCTTCAGCGCGGCCGGCTTCGACCTCTCCGACTTCGCCGTGCTGACCGACCCGTCGTCCACCCCGGCCCAGTGCAACGCCGCGATCGACACCCAGCCCGAAGCCAACGTCGGCTTCGCCCAGGTGAACGGCGGCCGGCTGCTCTGCATACGCGACCGCGCCACCAACAGCATCGCGATCGCGACCATCGAGACCGCCGACGCACAGACCGGCGAGGTCAAGCTCTCGCTGAGCACCTGGCAGGGCAACTCCTGA
- the cysC gene encoding adenylyl-sulfate kinase, with translation MAAACERGATVWLTGLPSAGKTTLAFALAERLRAEGHRVEVLDGDEVREFLSKGLGFTREDRHTNVTRIGFVAEKLASHGVKVLAPVIAPYAHSRAAVRERHQAAGTGFLEVHVATPVELCSERDVKGLYAKQAAGELSGLTGVDDPYEAPQFPELRLQTQGRTVAESAAELHAFLTERGLA, from the coding sequence GTGGCCGCTGCCTGCGAGCGCGGCGCCACGGTGTGGCTGACCGGGTTGCCCAGTGCCGGTAAGACCACGCTGGCCTTCGCGTTGGCCGAGCGGTTGCGGGCCGAGGGCCACCGGGTCGAGGTGCTCGACGGCGACGAGGTCCGCGAGTTCCTCTCCAAGGGCCTGGGCTTCACCCGCGAGGACCGCCACACCAACGTGACCAGGATCGGCTTCGTCGCCGAGAAGCTGGCCTCCCACGGCGTCAAGGTGCTCGCCCCGGTGATCGCCCCCTACGCCCACTCGCGCGCAGCGGTGCGCGAACGCCACCAGGCCGCGGGCACCGGCTTCCTGGAGGTCCACGTCGCCACCCCCGTGGAGCTCTGCTCCGAACGCGACGTCAAGGGCCTGTACGCCAAGCAGGCCGCCGGCGAGCTCTCCGGCCTCACCGGCGTGGACGACCCCTACGAGGCACCCCAGTTCCCGGAGCTGCGCCTTCAGACCCAGGGCCGGACGGTGGCCGAGTCCGCCGCCGAGCTGCACGCCTTCCTGACCGAGAGGGGCCTCGCGTGA
- the cysD gene encoding sulfate adenylyltransferase subunit CysD, protein MSTATDIPTQAQDPDDSGGPFALSHLDALEAESVHILREVAGEFERPVILFSGGKDSIVMLHLALKAFAPAPVPFSLLHVDTGHNFPEVIAYRDRVVARHNLRLHVALVQDFIDDGRLRERPDGTRNPLQTVPLLDAIESGRFDAVFGGGRRDEEKARAKERVFSLRDEFGAWDPRRQRPELWSLYNGRHAVGEHVRVFPLSNWTELDVWQYIARESIDLPQIYYAHQRDVFARDGMWLTAGAWGGPKDGEQVQRRLIRYRTVGDMSCTGAVDSHAATIEQVIAEIAASRLTERGATRADDKLSEAAMEDRKREGYF, encoded by the coding sequence GTGAGTACCGCGACCGACATCCCGACGCAGGCGCAGGACCCCGACGACTCGGGCGGGCCTTTCGCCCTGTCGCACCTGGACGCCCTGGAGGCGGAGTCGGTGCACATCCTGCGCGAGGTGGCGGGCGAGTTCGAGCGGCCGGTGATCCTCTTCTCCGGCGGCAAGGACTCGATCGTCATGCTGCACCTGGCACTGAAGGCCTTCGCCCCGGCGCCGGTCCCGTTCTCGCTGCTGCACGTCGACACCGGCCACAACTTCCCCGAGGTGATCGCCTACCGCGACCGCGTGGTGGCCCGGCACAACCTGCGCCTGCACGTCGCCCTGGTGCAGGACTTCATCGACGACGGCCGGCTGCGCGAGCGCCCCGACGGCACCCGCAACCCCCTGCAGACCGTCCCGCTGCTGGACGCCATCGAGAGCGGCAGGTTCGACGCCGTCTTCGGCGGCGGGCGCCGCGACGAGGAGAAGGCCCGCGCCAAGGAACGCGTCTTCTCCCTGCGCGACGAGTTCGGCGCCTGGGACCCGCGCCGCCAGCGCCCCGAACTCTGGTCCCTCTACAACGGCCGCCACGCGGTGGGCGAACACGTCCGCGTCTTCCCGCTGTCCAACTGGACCGAGCTGGACGTCTGGCAGTACATCGCCCGCGAGTCCATCGACCTGCCGCAGATCTACTACGCCCACCAGCGCGACGTCTTCGCCCGCGACGGCATGTGGCTGACCGCCGGCGCCTGGGGCGGCCCCAAGGACGGCGAGCAGGTCCAGCGCCGCCTGATCCGCTACCGCACGGTGGGCGACATGTCCTGCACCGGCGCCGTCGACTCCCACGCCGCCACCATCGAACAGGTCATCGCCGAGATCGCCGCCTCCCGCCTGACCGAACGCGGCGCCACCCGCGCCGACGACAAACTCTCCGAAGCCGCCATGGAAGACCGCAAGCGCGAGGGGTACTTCTAA
- a CDS encoding sulfotransferase family protein gives MPAAPLALTLANLLLRPGFGARRDPDQVFDRLIAATAQADGDQLFADDFRLLLRNWSRDDNLTPVGWASAQAHVRRQLSNRARIRRLLSQHPAIEHEPIEQPVFVVGLPRTATTLTHGILSLSAEHRSPLLWELLTPDLELTPDQRRRAITAARRMVGAIDLFAPRFRDIHPLDAEGPDECTFALPHTVMPLSQARIPNYTARHYERDFVPDYRYLKQVFQVLQYGRPRRRWVLKSPMHLENLDALRTVFPDATIVWTHRDPVTVVASFCSLVEHGMAITVRPLDLHGIGATWLDVLSRAMTRGLAARASIPAEALVDVPYSWLGAHPATGAPRLYESIGAGWTSATAARLPEITARPRGTRPHSYDLARYGLTRAGVESAFADYNTLRAKVDQS, from the coding sequence TTGCCTGCCGCCCCGCTCGCCCTCACCCTGGCCAACCTGCTGCTCCGGCCGGGCTTCGGTGCTCGTCGCGACCCCGACCAGGTCTTCGACCGGCTCATCGCCGCGACCGCGCAGGCAGACGGAGACCAACTGTTCGCCGACGACTTCCGGTTGCTGCTGCGCAACTGGTCGAGGGACGACAACCTCACCCCGGTCGGCTGGGCATCCGCGCAGGCCCACGTCCGCAGGCAGCTCAGCAACCGGGCCCGGATCCGCCGACTGCTCTCCCAGCACCCCGCGATCGAGCACGAGCCCATCGAGCAGCCGGTGTTCGTGGTAGGTCTGCCGCGCACCGCCACCACACTGACCCACGGCATCCTGTCCCTCTCCGCCGAGCACCGCAGCCCGCTGCTGTGGGAACTGCTCACCCCCGACCTGGAGCTGACGCCCGATCAGCGCCGGAGGGCGATCACCGCCGCGCGTCGGATGGTCGGCGCGATCGACCTGTTCGCCCCGCGGTTCCGCGACATCCACCCGCTCGACGCCGAGGGCCCTGACGAGTGCACCTTCGCCCTCCCGCACACGGTCATGCCACTGTCCCAGGCCCGCATTCCCAACTACACGGCCCGGCACTACGAACGGGACTTCGTCCCCGACTACCGCTACCTCAAGCAGGTCTTCCAGGTGCTCCAGTACGGTCGCCCGCGCCGCCGCTGGGTGCTGAAGTCACCCATGCACCTGGAGAACCTCGACGCACTGCGCACCGTCTTCCCGGATGCCACCATCGTGTGGACCCACCGCGACCCGGTCACCGTCGTGGCGTCCTTCTGCAGCCTGGTCGAGCACGGTATGGCCATCACCGTCCGCCCCCTCGACCTGCACGGAATCGGCGCCACCTGGCTCGACGTGCTGAGCCGCGCCATGACCCGGGGCCTGGCGGCCCGTGCCTCGATCCCCGCCGAGGCGCTGGTGGACGTCCCCTACTCCTGGCTCGGGGCCCACCCCGCCACCGGCGCCCCCAGACTCTACGAATCCATCGGCGCCGGCTGGACGAGTGCCACCGCGGCCCGGCTTCCCGAGATCACCGCTCGTCCCAGGGGCACCCGCCCGCACAGCTACGACCTGGCGCGTTACGGACTGACCCGCGCCGGCGTCGAGTCGGCCTTCGCCGACTACAACACCCTTCGTGCCAAGGTCGATCAGAGCTGA
- a CDS encoding LysR family transcriptional regulator — protein MSGMELRQLRYFLAVAEELNFGRAAARLLIAGPSLSQQIKALERDLGVVLFDRDRRSVALTAAGTALLPHVRALLDRADDLRRRAGRLSGSEPVRLGYVSWLPPDLTARTSAVARVHIDTWVAPSHAQAARVADGSLDLAVCWVRDEELEQLGLAARLVGVDRLQAVSAGAGGGAVRAGDTVALLDDDVTSWASWNAYAEELVRDTGARAEHIADGGVMGPAFFDHVRRLGRPVVNCPKGQTVPLPPDLVQRPIVSPQVYWTWSLVRRADEQRAAVLAVVDVLCEAVGGLGLYGPDAWLPAGDRDRHRQIHS, from the coding sequence ATGAGCGGAATGGAGCTGCGCCAACTCCGGTACTTCCTCGCGGTCGCCGAGGAGCTGAACTTCGGCCGGGCCGCTGCCCGGCTGCTGATCGCCGGGCCGTCCCTGTCCCAGCAGATCAAGGCCCTGGAACGCGACCTCGGGGTGGTCCTGTTCGACCGCGACCGGCGCTCGGTCGCGCTCACCGCGGCGGGCACCGCGCTGCTCCCGCACGTGCGCGCCCTGCTGGACCGGGCCGACGACCTGCGGCGCCGGGCCGGGCGGCTGTCCGGTTCGGAGCCGGTCCGGCTGGGCTACGTCAGCTGGTTGCCGCCCGACCTGACCGCCCGCACCTCCGCGGTGGCCCGGGTGCACATCGACACGTGGGTCGCGCCCTCCCACGCCCAGGCCGCCCGGGTCGCCGACGGCAGCCTGGACCTCGCGGTGTGCTGGGTGCGGGACGAGGAGCTGGAACAGCTGGGCCTGGCAGCCCGGTTGGTCGGCGTGGACCGGCTCCAGGCGGTGTCCGCGGGGGCCGGCGGCGGCGCTGTGCGCGCCGGGGACACCGTCGCGCTCCTGGACGACGACGTCACCTCCTGGGCGTCGTGGAACGCCTACGCCGAGGAACTGGTCCGCGACACGGGTGCCCGGGCGGAGCACATCGCCGACGGCGGCGTCATGGGTCCGGCGTTCTTCGACCATGTCCGCCGCCTCGGCCGACCGGTCGTCAACTGTCCCAAAGGCCAGACCGTTCCACTGCCGCCCGACCTGGTCCAGCGCCCGATCGTGTCGCCGCAGGTGTACTGGACCTGGTCACTGGTCCGGCGTGCCGACGAGCAGCGCGCGGCGGTGCTCGCCGTGGTCGACGTTCTCTGCGAGGCGGTCGGCGGCCTCGGGCTGTACGGCCCGGACGCCTGGCTGCCGGCGGGCGACCGGGACCGGCACCGGCAGATCCACAGTTAG
- a CDS encoding SDR family NAD(P)-dependent oxidoreductase produces MSMPDQKVVVITGASRGIGAGLVDAYRRLGHAVVATSRTIAPANDAGILTVQGDIADPATAERVIAAAVERFGHIDTLVNNAGAFVAKPFTDYTADDYATVTGANLIGFFQLTQLAVGQLLTQGGGHIVTITSSLADNADARVPSVLASLTEGALRSATKSLAIEYATRGIRANAVSPGAIRNPTHAEETHRFLADRHPAGRIGEVGDIVDAVLYLENALFVTGEILHVDGGIRAGN; encoded by the coding sequence ATGAGCATGCCTGATCAGAAGGTCGTCGTCATCACCGGTGCCTCGCGGGGGATCGGCGCCGGCCTCGTCGACGCGTACCGCAGGCTCGGTCACGCCGTCGTCGCCACCTCGCGCACGATCGCACCCGCCAACGACGCGGGCATCCTGACCGTGCAGGGCGACATCGCCGACCCGGCCACCGCCGAGCGCGTCATCGCCGCCGCCGTCGAGCGGTTCGGCCACATCGACACCCTGGTCAACAACGCGGGCGCCTTCGTCGCCAAGCCCTTCACCGACTACACCGCAGACGACTACGCCACCGTGACCGGTGCGAATTTGATCGGATTCTTCCAGCTCACACAGCTGGCCGTCGGCCAACTGCTCACCCAGGGCGGTGGACACATCGTCACCATCACCAGCAGCCTGGCCGACAACGCCGACGCCAGGGTCCCGTCCGTGCTGGCTTCACTGACCGAGGGCGCACTGCGGTCCGCCACCAAGTCGCTGGCCATCGAGTACGCGACCCGCGGCATCCGCGCGAACGCTGTCTCCCCGGGCGCCATTCGAAACCCGACGCACGCCGAGGAGACCCACCGGTTCCTCGCCGACCGGCACCCCGCCGGCCGGATCGGCGAGGTGGGCGACATCGTCGACGCGGTCCTCTACCTGGAGAACGCGCTGTTCGTGACCGGCGAGATCCTCCACGTGGACGGCGGCATCAGGGCCGGCAACTGA